The genomic interval CTTTGCATTTTCCAAGGACTCGGTGACACTTGAGGTCACAGCCCGTGCAGAGCCCTGGGCGCCCCTGCTAGAAGCTGAGCTGTGGCCATCACTGGCCCGGCTTCCCCTGACACCAGGTAGGGAAAAGCCTTTGAGCACGTGACCCAGGTGTCTTGGCCCATGCCCTCAAAGATTAACCCTCTCTCTTGCAGGACAGAAGGTCTCCTTTCCCCACTCAGCTGGCCGGATACAAAGGTCATCCACCATAGATGCCCAGAAATTCTTCAGTGTTTCCTGATAGGAGTTTTGACATCAGAAGTCTCTTTCAGTACCTCCGGGAAACCCTTTTGCCCTCCGCTGCATCCCCAACCCCACAATCTCTCATCTGGATCCTGCCCTGAACCAGTAAGGCTACAGAGTGTTCCCTCtgttccttcccccctccctcctccttttcctcaccCTCTCCAGTCCTGGGAGCCTCATATATCCTTTGCTTTGGGATGACCCCAGCACCCTACCACTTAGCTCCCCGTCTTCCTGTCTCTGGAGGCTTTAACTTCCTTGTTCACACCTCTGGTCTCTGGAATACTCTAGTCAACAGGCTGGGTGGGAAATGGCCAGAAAGTGAATCATGGAGCTTTCTGTGGCAGGCAGTTGGCACCAGGTAGGGCTAGCCAAGTGCTTAAGGGTTTGTGGCTTTGAACTTCCTAGTCTTTGGTTCCTCTTGCCAAGTCAGATGGTATCTAGCGTACTGGGGTAGGGTGATAGCTGTCCTTAACCATGCGGCCTGTGAGGAGGAAGGCAGTGTTATCACAGGACAGGGTAGATGAACAGCAGACTGGCAACCAGAGGAACTGGAGTCAGATGGACAGGGTTCCAGACCATAGTCCTGGCCATCAGGGCTGAGAAGCTGCTTAGGCTTCACTCCTGGTTCTTAGTGTTTCTCCAGAACAAGGCTCATAGCATAGGACCATGATCCTAGTAAAACCTGTGCCCCTGTACCAAGACAACTTGCCTAATTAAAGTCAGTGCTGGCAAAGGCTGAAGTCAGAGTATGTGATGGATTCATGTCCCTTTGCACCGGGGAACTGAATGCTGATGTAATTTCAAAGCTTAGGGGCAACATGGGGCCCTTGTGTCTCCCTCCACTTTCTTTATGGTGGTCCAGGAGCTACCCTGGCAGGAGTGGATGCTCATTTGTTGCCTCAAAGACAGGACTGGGCATGAGCATTGGCAGGATGCTTGGTGGTACGGCACTTCAGAATAGAATAATCCAGTACCTGGGTGTGCATACTATCTGTGCATATGTGGTCACCTCTATGCATGTAGTATGGTAAGCTTATGGGGCCATAGAGGGCGGTAGAGCCTGTAGGCTGGCACAGCTGATCAGGTCTAGCCTAGCAGCCTGGGGCAAGGGAAGCTGCTGCTGCCTCACTGACTTGTCCACACACTCTGTTCTTAGCACTGGGGCACAGACCAGGCAATCCCTCATTCTAAATGGCGGCTGGCAAAATATCCCATGTTTGGAGGCATCTACTTAGGAGCACACAGTCCCTGTAGCCAGCAGGAGTTGACCTTCTCATGAACTAGACCAGCGGCTCATGGTCAGCACACACTGTCCTTGTCTCTGGTCCATAACAGGACTAGTGACCAGCACTATCTTCATCCCCAGCCCCAGACACACATAGATCAACAAAAGGCCTTATCTCCTAGGGCTGGCTTGGAACACTGTCAGTAGCTTGGAGCTCCTCAAGGTCAGCTGTTGGCTACAGGCACGGAGCAGGATGCGGAACTGCCTAGAGTCTACAAGTCGGGCAGCTAGCCAGAGACCTCCGTAGAAGCCAGGGGCATGtgacacacagagaggagaattGACACGAGAATGTTCACTTAGTGCCACTGCCTGTCTGGCTCTGACCGTGTGTAAGGAAATGTGGGAAGCAGGCTGtaaatgtctgtgtgtctgtgtggatggTGTTGCTGTCCACTGTGAGTCCACTCTCCAGAGTCCATAGGAAATGGACTCTGCCTATCTTCCCCACAGTCCTTACTGACCTGGGAAGGAAGAAGACCACTGCGGCATATGTGGAGTCAGGGCACACCCCTCACATGTCCTGGGACACAGCCCATCAAACCACAGGGCAGTAGGAATCAAAGGCCTGAATTCCCGAACTTCATCCTAAAATACTTAGGCTCCTCCACCCCAGAAGCCACAGGCCACTAAGCAAAAGCAGTAGTTGAGCAGCCAAGCAGACAGAATAAGATGACTGGGGGTGGCCAGATGATTTGGTGCTGGGGCTCCCTATACAACTACCACGATGAAGGAAGAGCCCACACATTTCTGGAATCTGCCACTTTTAATCGTGAACAGAGGTTCAGCCTGGTAAGTGGGGAAAGGGGGCAAAGCCAGGCAGAGGGATCTCTAAGTTAGAGGTTAAGTCTGAGGGATCTGATTGAGTCAGCATCATGAACAAGAGGGTGGCTTCTGAGGTCGTGGCTGAGCGGGGATGGAGGTGCTGTAGTAGGCTGTAACTCCCAGGAGCTGGTGTTGGGCACAGCTGACCTGGCATGGTTGTCCTTGGTTCAGGGCAGACTCAGAACTCTCAGTTATAGTCCTCATCATCAAACTTGGTGCTGAAGAAAGCCGCAGAGTCTTTGGCTAGCCGGGACAGGTGCAAGGCGCCAGTCACCACGAGTCCCAGGAGCAGCAATGGGGGCACCAACGTCCACATGGCAGCCAGGATGTTGTAGCACTTGGCTTTGGAGCCATACTGCCTTGCAGCCTCCAGGTCCCCAGCTAGCTTCTGGTCTCGGGCCTGCAGGGCAGCACCAGAACCAAGATGTTAACAAGTTCGTGGTGTCTAGGGGACCACCCAGAGCAACTGTAGGGCACAGGCTGAACTCTAAATCTTGACAGGGGGCTCTAGCTTGTGGAGACATTCCCCTGGGCTGGGCCCAGTCCCTTCACAGTCTCCAACATGCAACAGCTTGGCCCTTGGCAGGGTCCTGAACCATGATCGTCTCAGCCTAAATAAAGGCTGCAGATAGCGATTCAGTGGCCATTCTGGGTCAGCAGCACCCTCTGAGAGCCTCCTGTGGGAGAGGAGTCCTATGGGAAACCAAGAACTCAGTGCTACTCAGGGACTACGGTGGGAATTCCTCTATGGGCAACCTTCAAGGACTTTGCCCTTTGAGGGAGACTATATAGTCAGGCCTTCCTCTCCTGTGAACAGTACATACACCCCTTAGTGGTCCCCAGACTTGGTGAGGTACTGTGACTATGCCCACAGATACTCTCATGTACTTTTCTTTTGACCCACCtgcatcccctccccccacccacatcACCTCCCACCCCACA from Arvicanthis niloticus isolate mArvNil1 chromosome 1, mArvNil1.pat.X, whole genome shotgun sequence carries:
- the Ifitm5 gene encoding interferon-induced transmembrane protein 5; this translates as MDTSYPREDPRAPSSRKADAAAHTALSMGTSGPTPRDHMLWSVFSTLYLNLCCLGFLALVHSVKARDQKLAGDLEAARQYGSKAKCYNILAAMWTLVPPLLLLGLVVTGALHLSRLAKDSAAFFSTKFDDEDYN